The Lysinibacillus timonensis nucleotide sequence TTTCATTTTCTTCTTTTAAGATCAATGCTTCTTGCCCGTTAATCGAAGTAATACTTACTTCTATATCAATATCATTAGGGAATTGATTTAGCATGATCCCTGATAAGTACTGAGTAAACCCAATAATTTCTGTCGTTCCATAAAACTGAATAGGTATTTGAATCATGATTTTTTGAAGCTCATTATTTCGATAATATCCTGTTCCAACGACACTAGTATAGTTTGAGAAATATTTATCGATATCTTCTTTAAATTTTATAAAGGCATTATTCATATCTCGATAATATTCCTCCTCCTTATTGGTTGGGAATGTTACGTATACTTCGTTAATTGTCTGCCAATCGCCTAGACTATTTTGACCACTATCAGAAACACTGTAGGCAAAATAAGTACCTGGTACAATAGCATTTCTTTCTTCTTGTTTAAACAAACCGATGACGATTGGAATATTATTTAGCTCTGGGCGTGCACGTAGACGTGTTATTACTTCTTGAGCTATTTCCTTTCCTTTTTGTTCTAAAACGTCCATCGGAATCGGCTCGCTATAGTACTCGCCATATTGTTCTTTTTGGTAATAGTAAGTTGAATTTAGAGCTAAGCCAATTGATAACCCTGCAAGAC carries:
- a CDS encoding CamS family sex pheromone protein, which encodes MKRIRWIPAMVVVAMLAACVPSPEEDTEILTDETVEEIETTIIPSMQLDESFYKTLIPYKESASRGLVVSNIYTKYDIKEVETGLMRISQNTFNTDEYYFQEGQYLDANTVSNWLARENQNEDADPSLRGLNPSNLDEKGVELDPVTRAKQAPIYLAHIVEQNYLKKTDDNKVGLAGLSIGLALNSTYYYQKEQYGEYYSEPIPMDVLEQKGKEIAQEVITRLRARPELNNIPIVIGLFKQEERNAIVPGTYFAYSVSDSGQNSLGDWQTINEVYVTFPTNKEEEYYRDMNNAFIKFKEDIDKYFSNYTSVVGTGYYRNNELQKIMIQIPIQFYGTTEIIGFTQYLSGIMLNQFPNDIDIEVSITSINGQEALILKEENENEPFVHIFNY